From one Paenibacillus terrae HPL-003 genomic stretch:
- a CDS encoding response regulator transcription factor, translating to MNYILIVEDDIALSNGIVLTLKEPNNVFVQTYDIAAAKEQLNVTAFDLVILDVNLPDGNGLGLLTHIRKKTTIPVIVLTANDMETDVVTGFELGADDYITKPFSLMVLRARVGVQLKKSRYSLADSIQLDNFSFSFERMEFIKNGTPIELSKTEQKLLRILINNRGNTVSRDHLVDSIWTDGAEYVGENALSVTIKRLRDKLEDSPSSPRYIKTIYGIGYTWAVK from the coding sequence ATGAATTACATATTAATCGTCGAGGATGATATTGCCTTGAGTAACGGTATTGTTCTTACTCTTAAAGAACCTAACAACGTATTTGTGCAAACGTATGACATAGCTGCTGCAAAAGAACAATTGAACGTCACTGCCTTTGACCTAGTGATTCTTGATGTAAACTTGCCGGATGGGAATGGACTTGGCCTTTTAACCCATATACGAAAAAAAACAACTATACCAGTCATCGTCCTGACTGCGAATGATATGGAAACGGATGTCGTCACTGGTTTTGAACTGGGTGCTGACGACTATATCACAAAGCCTTTCAGTCTTATGGTACTGAGGGCAAGAGTCGGCGTTCAGTTAAAGAAATCCAGATACTCGCTTGCAGACTCCATTCAGCTCGACAATTTTTCCTTTTCATTCGAGAGGATGGAATTTATTAAGAATGGTACGCCCATTGAACTAAGTAAAACTGAACAAAAATTGTTGCGTATCCTAATCAACAATCGAGGAAATACCGTTTCGCGCGATCATTTGGTAGATAGCATCTGGACTGATGGAGCTGAGTATGTAGGTGAAAACGCCTTGTCGGTTACAATCAAAAGGCTGCGGGACAAATTGGAGGATTCTCCCTCCTCTCCTCGATACATTAAGACGATTTATGGTATTGGCTACACATGGGCGGTGAAATGA
- a CDS encoding sensor histidine kinase, translating to MTTLLYMYIGITVTALFTATAVIILYRKNMFKTMKTIEDMIDAAIDGNFSERVFDESVLSAVEAKLARFLSICTVSSKNLLTEKNKINELISDISHQTKTPIANILLYSQLLSEYELPEDGSICVKALSTQAEKLNFLIQALLKTSQLETGIITVSPRQEPVQKLLCTAREQIMPKADVKGISVVMENTTIYACFDLKWTVEAVYNIMDNAVKYTETGGNITIKAIAYDLFCRIDIADSGIGIAEEEQGKIFKRFYRSSTVNSQEGVGIGLFLTREILAAEGGYIKVFSRYGRGSIFSIFLPMER from the coding sequence ATGACAACACTCCTTTATATGTATATTGGAATTACTGTTACTGCGCTATTTACCGCAACGGCTGTAATCATTCTATATCGTAAGAACATGTTTAAAACCATGAAAACCATAGAGGACATGATTGATGCTGCAATAGATGGCAACTTTTCGGAGCGTGTTTTCGACGAATCCGTTTTATCTGCTGTAGAGGCAAAACTTGCGCGATTTCTTTCCATTTGCACCGTATCCTCCAAAAATTTGCTTACGGAAAAAAACAAAATAAACGAGCTTATTTCCGATATTTCACATCAAACGAAAACGCCTATTGCTAATATCCTGCTCTATTCCCAACTGCTTAGTGAATACGAATTGCCGGAGGATGGTTCCATTTGTGTAAAAGCTCTCTCCACACAGGCCGAAAAGCTTAACTTTCTTATCCAGGCATTATTGAAAACATCGCAGCTTGAAACGGGGATCATCACAGTATCGCCGAGGCAGGAACCTGTTCAGAAGCTTCTGTGCACTGCACGGGAGCAAATTATGCCGAAGGCGGATGTCAAGGGCATCTCAGTGGTTATGGAGAATACAACGATTTATGCTTGCTTTGACCTGAAATGGACGGTCGAAGCAGTCTACAATATTATGGATAATGCTGTGAAGTATACAGAAACCGGCGGGAACATCACCATAAAAGCAATTGCGTATGATCTGTTTTGCCGGATTGATATTGCCGATAGTGGCATAGGAATCGCAGAAGAAGAACAGGGTAAAATCTTTAAGCGTTTTTATCGCTCCTCCACTGTTAACTCGCAGGAAGGTGTCGGTATTGGACTGTTCTTAACAAGAGAGATCCTCGCGGCTGAGGGTGGTTATATCAAGGTATTTTCACGCTACGGCCGTGGCTCCATCTTCTCTATTTTTCTTCCCATGGAAAGGTAG
- a CDS encoding ABC transporter ATP-binding protein produces the protein MALLKTQELKKYYGNGDTAVRALDGVNLEVESGEFVAIIGTSGSGKSTLLHMLGGLDRPTSGSVTIDGKDIFTLKDEELTIFRRRKIGFVFQNYNLVPVLNVYENIVLPIELDGKEPDKTHIDKIVHTLGLDHKLNNLPNHLSGGQQQRVAIARALAAKPAIVLADEPTGNLDSKTSLDVMGLIKVSSQQFRQTMVMITHNEEIAQMADRIIRIEDGKMVGGEGK, from the coding sequence ATGGCTCTATTAAAAACCCAAGAGTTGAAAAAGTACTACGGCAACGGAGATACTGCTGTTCGCGCTCTAGACGGTGTGAACCTGGAGGTGGAAAGCGGAGAATTTGTAGCCATTATTGGTACATCCGGCAGCGGGAAGTCCACCCTTCTGCATATGCTCGGTGGACTTGATCGTCCAACAAGCGGAAGCGTCACGATTGACGGTAAAGATATTTTTACACTGAAAGACGAAGAATTGACCATTTTTCGCAGACGAAAGATTGGCTTCGTATTTCAAAATTACAATCTGGTGCCAGTCTTGAATGTCTACGAAAATATTGTGCTTCCTATTGAACTGGATGGTAAAGAACCGGACAAAACCCACATAGATAAAATTGTACATACCTTGGGCCTTGACCATAAGCTGAATAATCTGCCCAACCATCTTTCGGGGGGCCAGCAGCAGCGTGTAGCCATTGCTAGAGCGCTAGCAGCCAAACCCGCGATTGTCTTAGCAGATGAACCCACCGGAAACCTGGATAGCAAAACAAGCCTTGATGTGATGGGACTAATCAAAGTATCCAGTCAGCAGTTCCGCCAAACGATGGTGATGATTACCCATAACGAGGAAATTGCGCAAATGGCAGATCGTATCATCCGTATTGAGGACGGTAAAATGGTCGGCGGTGAAGGCAAATGA
- a CDS encoding ABC transporter permease, translating to MIQVRNKKAIRNLADKSFKVNKARSLFAIVAIALTSLLFTTLYTLGLGAVENLQRATMRQAGGDGHAVLKYITDDEFNHVKDHPLIKEIAYNRILSDGVMNDKFLKRHTEFWYYDDVGMKLGFIELKEGRKPAAENEVIADSKTLQLLGVPLEVGAPLRLKLNIRDKEVQRDFILSGWWKSDPVVNVGQIFASKAYVDAHAKELQSNYKKDHSITGVISAYIMFDNSFDLQGKLNKVITESGYSLDKNAPNYIANNVNWSYISTNFSMDAGTIIALTSALILIMFTGYLIIYNIFQISVMRDIRFYGLLKTIGTSGKQIRRIIRRQALILSALGIPIGLIAGFFVGKALTPLLMNNTAFAGTEVSVSPNPWIFIGSALFALITVMISTFKPGRIAAAVSPVEAVRYTDGNTKGGRKLKKSTEGAKMIHMARSNLWRNTKRTVLVVISLSLSLVLLNTAFTLSQSIDMDKYVSKFNDTDFLIAHAEYFHSPYFRGPENETSESFIQAVQAQPGFEEGGRLYGGKLVLTVENGKDTNEDDVTDSRGNFTATVYGLEDLPLHQLQLLDGELDFEKLASGKYILEGVDLDDHDIPYMEEALYKVGEKVTLHSYMGAAEAPLDKEYTTHTFTVLGHVAIKYATNSDRLSDKYNLYLPANIYKPLAEQPAVMSYAFNVSPDQEEAMESFLKSYTETTEPVMNYTSKFTSMNEFSGMQNTIMMIGGTLSLIIGLIGILNFVNAILTSILTRRQEFAMLQSIGMTKKQLRSMLIYEGLYYVLGTALFSILLGIIFSISIVKPLSSMIWFLSYHFIIWPLLVLLPLLLLLGIFIPLVVYSLNNKQSIVEQLRESE from the coding sequence ATGATCCAGGTTAGAAATAAAAAAGCCATCCGCAATCTGGCAGATAAGAGTTTCAAAGTAAACAAAGCCCGTAGCCTCTTTGCCATTGTTGCCATAGCTCTTACTTCATTGTTATTTACGACGTTGTACACCTTGGGGCTCGGTGCTGTGGAAAACTTACAACGGGCAACCATGCGACAGGCCGGTGGAGATGGACATGCCGTACTTAAATATATAACGGATGACGAATTCAATCATGTCAAGGATCATCCGTTGATCAAGGAAATAGCTTATAACCGCATATTAAGCGATGGAGTTATGAACGATAAATTTCTAAAACGCCATACGGAGTTCTGGTATTACGACGATGTAGGGATGAAGCTTGGTTTTATTGAGCTTAAAGAGGGGCGTAAGCCTGCAGCAGAAAATGAAGTAATCGCAGACTCCAAGACGTTGCAGCTATTAGGTGTTCCACTGGAGGTTGGAGCACCTTTGAGGCTAAAGCTTAACATACGAGATAAAGAAGTACAGCGTGATTTTATCCTCTCCGGCTGGTGGAAAAGTGATCCTGTGGTTAACGTAGGGCAAATATTCGCTTCTAAAGCCTATGTCGATGCTCATGCTAAGGAGTTACAAAGCAACTATAAAAAAGATCACTCCATTACCGGCGTAATTAGTGCGTATATTATGTTCGACAATAGCTTTGATTTGCAAGGAAAACTCAACAAAGTTATTACGGAAAGCGGATATTCCCTTGACAAAAATGCACCGAACTACATTGCAAATAATGTAAACTGGTCATATATCTCGACCAATTTTAGTATGGATGCGGGAACAATCATTGCACTTACTTCCGCCCTGATACTGATCATGTTTACCGGTTATTTGATTATATATAATATTTTCCAAATATCAGTAATGCGAGATATCCGTTTTTACGGTCTCTTAAAGACGATCGGTACAAGCGGCAAACAGATCCGCCGGATCATTCGCAGGCAAGCACTGATTCTATCAGCGTTAGGAATCCCGATTGGATTGATAGCAGGTTTTTTTGTCGGTAAAGCACTTACACCCCTTCTTATGAACAATACTGCCTTTGCTGGAACCGAGGTATCGGTATCTCCCAACCCATGGATTTTTATAGGATCGGCTTTGTTCGCGCTCATTACCGTAATGATCAGCACTTTCAAGCCTGGCAGAATTGCGGCAGCTGTATCGCCGGTTGAGGCAGTAAGATACACAGACGGAAATACCAAGGGCGGCCGTAAGCTGAAAAAATCCACTGAAGGCGCTAAAATGATCCACATGGCTCGCTCCAACTTGTGGCGCAATACGAAGCGTACCGTTTTGGTAGTCATCAGTCTTTCGTTGAGCCTTGTACTTCTTAACACGGCCTTCACCCTGTCTCAGAGCATTGATATGGATAAGTATGTATCCAAATTCAATGACACTGACTTTCTCATTGCTCATGCTGAATATTTTCATAGTCCCTATTTTAGAGGCCCTGAAAATGAGACCTCCGAGAGTTTTATTCAGGCTGTACAGGCACAACCGGGCTTTGAGGAAGGCGGCCGACTGTACGGCGGCAAATTAGTGCTTACTGTCGAGAATGGAAAAGACACTAATGAGGACGATGTGACTGACTCTCGCGGCAACTTCACTGCAACAGTGTATGGGCTGGAAGATTTACCACTGCACCAATTGCAATTGCTAGACGGTGAGCTTGATTTTGAAAAGCTGGCTTCCGGTAAGTATATATTGGAAGGGGTAGATTTAGATGATCATGACATCCCCTATATGGAAGAAGCTCTTTATAAGGTAGGCGAAAAGGTCACGCTTCACAGTTATATGGGAGCAGCAGAAGCTCCGCTGGATAAAGAGTATACTACGCATACATTCACAGTGCTTGGTCATGTTGCAATTAAATATGCAACCAATTCTGATCGCCTTTCAGATAAGTATAACCTTTATCTTCCGGCGAATATTTACAAGCCGCTTGCGGAGCAGCCTGCTGTCATGAGCTATGCCTTTAATGTATCCCCTGATCAGGAAGAGGCCATGGAGAGCTTTTTAAAAAGTTACACCGAAACTACAGAGCCGGTAATGAACTACACATCCAAATTTACTTCAATGAATGAGTTTTCCGGTATGCAAAACACCATCATGATGATCGGGGGCACGCTCAGTCTGATTATCGGCCTAATTGGTATCCTCAACTTTGTAAACGCAATTCTGACGAGTATATTGACCCGACGTCAGGAGTTTGCCATGCTGCAAAGTATCGGCATGACCAAAAAGCAATTGCGGAGTATGCTGATCTATGAAGGGCTGTATTATGTTCTCGGCACCGCCCTATTCTCCATTTTATTAGGGATCATATTTTCTATTTCAATTGTGAAACCCCTAAGTAGTATGATATGGTTTTTGAGCTATCACTTTATAATCTGGCCACTTCTAGTCCTATTACCTTTACTGTTATTGCTTGGGATATTTATTCCATTAGTGGTTTACTCTTTGAACAACAAACAAAGTATTGTAGAGCAGCTTCGGGAGTCAGAGTAG
- a CDS encoding GNAT family N-acetyltransferase, translating into MYTDKDVTIRPVKEEDLHALWTLTYKEEAPEWKQWDAPYYEHKVLSWEDYLQGKEKRVEQDDFWLIEVAGKIIGSVSYYWEHRSSYWLEMGIGIFDSQYWSGGYGTRALRLWITHLFNTLPLVRVGFTTWSGNHRMMKVGEKLGMTLEARLRKCRYYNGQYYDSIRMGLLREEWKL; encoded by the coding sequence ATGTACACGGATAAGGATGTAACCATTAGACCTGTTAAAGAAGAAGACTTACATGCTCTTTGGACGCTAACCTATAAAGAAGAAGCACCGGAATGGAAGCAATGGGATGCGCCTTATTATGAGCATAAGGTGCTTTCCTGGGAGGATTATTTACAAGGCAAAGAAAAACGAGTTGAACAAGATGACTTTTGGCTCATTGAAGTGGCAGGTAAGATTATTGGATCGGTTAGTTACTATTGGGAGCATCGGTCTTCATATTGGCTTGAAATGGGGATAGGTATCTTTGATTCGCAGTATTGGAGCGGTGGGTATGGTACGAGGGCACTCCGACTATGGATTACTCATTTGTTTAATACATTGCCTCTAGTAAGAGTAGGCTTTACAACCTGGTCAGGAAACCACCGGATGATGAAGGTTGGGGAGAAGCTGGGCATGACCCTAGAAGCTAGGCTTCGAAAGTGCAGATATTATAATGGACAATATTATGATTCCATCCGAATGGGGCTTTTGCGGGAAGAGTGGAAGCTGTAA
- a CDS encoding ring-cleaving dioxygenase — MKLLGLHHVSAITAAAAKNYDFYTQVMGLRLIKKTVNQDDVSVYHLFYGDERGTAGTEVTFFEIPHAGQTRTGNNSISALSLRVPNDKALDFWKNRFEQLDVKHGEITDQAGRLALSFEDFEGQRFFLVSDEHDNGVRGGTPWEKSPVPAEYGIVGLGPVHLTIPKAENTILILEQVMGFRKKGSYPSNVEGQPDVVIYETGEGGTGTEIHLEERNDLPQERPGRGSVHHVAFRVATEEELRQWVERINQLQISSSGFVDRFYFRSLYFREPNGILFELATDGPGFDTDEELEFLGESLALPPFLESRRASIEANLKPLNTKL; from the coding sequence ATGAAACTGTTAGGATTGCATCACGTTTCGGCGATTACGGCGGCGGCGGCTAAGAATTATGATTTTTATACTCAGGTAATGGGACTTCGACTCATTAAGAAAACGGTGAATCAGGATGATGTTAGCGTCTATCACCTCTTTTATGGAGATGAGCGTGGAACGGCTGGCACCGAAGTTACTTTCTTTGAGATTCCGCATGCGGGGCAAACTCGTACGGGGAATAACAGCATTTCGGCGCTCTCCCTGCGTGTACCGAATGACAAGGCGCTGGATTTCTGGAAAAACCGTTTCGAGCAATTGGATGTAAAACATGGGGAAATTACGGATCAAGCGGGACGTTTGGCGCTTTCGTTTGAGGATTTTGAAGGACAACGCTTCTTCCTCGTTTCGGATGAGCATGACAACGGAGTGCGGGGCGGTACGCCTTGGGAGAAAAGCCCTGTCCCTGCTGAATATGGCATCGTCGGACTTGGTCCGGTTCATCTAACCATTCCAAAAGCGGAGAACACGATCCTCATTCTGGAGCAGGTGATGGGCTTCCGCAAAAAGGGCTCCTATCCTTCCAACGTTGAGGGGCAGCCTGATGTGGTCATCTATGAAACCGGCGAAGGTGGTACCGGAACTGAGATTCATCTGGAAGAACGTAACGATCTTCCACAAGAGCGCCCGGGACGAGGCAGTGTGCATCATGTAGCCTTCCGTGTTGCGACTGAGGAAGAACTTAGACAGTGGGTTGAACGTATTAACCAACTGCAAATCTCCAGCTCAGGGTTCGTGGATCGCTTTTACTTCCGTTCATTGTATTTCCGTGAGCCGAACGGCATTTTGTTTGAATTGGCAACTGATGGACCGGGCTTTGATACGGATGAAGAACTGGAGTTTCTGGGTGAATCGCTGGCGTTACCGCCATTTTTGGAATCACGTCGCGCTTCCATTGAAGCCAACCTCAAACCACTGAATACCAAGCTTTAA